In one Desulfitibacter alkalitolerans DSM 16504 genomic region, the following are encoded:
- a CDS encoding IS4 family transposase translates to MQGKDIKKSTFLQLFSPIINEKFLNLLSDMEVDKYLKKLSTVELIELLANSQINQRASLRDISKDFNNDEFNEAFDCESFSPSQISRRLRDLPVEVVAYLFKNITTQLGKELGHDRIRQEMGRLLILDSRTISLCLSQFRWAKFRETKAGIKLHLLLEFCNGVVIPEEAIVTPAKPADKNMMDDMIIYEQGTIYVFDRAYVDYEKFDAYCKEGIYFVSRLKSNAIVEVIEDYPTSGNITKHQLVRLGKDGSTKMEHPLQLIETQDSKGNKIIIITNKLELSVDELSSIYLYRWQIEVFFKWLKQQFCIKHFYGQSPQAVENQILIALITHCLLMLLKLKTGYQGLMLNFKRMLITCLLEAFSTFIRKLHRKPKRTSKGRRKIDHELTYKMTLRQVIAGESDHLDDLTYDPVLL, encoded by the coding sequence ATGCAAGGCAAGGATATCAAAAAATCCACTTTTTTGCAACTGTTTAGTCCTATAATTAATGAAAAATTTTTAAATTTGCTGTCAGACATGGAGGTAGATAAGTATTTAAAAAAGTTATCTACAGTAGAACTTATTGAACTGCTAGCCAATTCTCAGATTAATCAAAGAGCCAGCTTAAGAGATATCAGCAAGGACTTTAATAATGATGAATTTAACGAAGCTTTTGATTGTGAATCCTTTAGTCCTTCACAAATATCTCGTAGATTAAGAGATCTACCAGTAGAGGTAGTAGCTTATTTATTCAAAAATATCACTACGCAACTTGGTAAAGAACTTGGTCATGATAGAATACGTCAAGAAATGGGACGGTTGCTAATACTTGATTCTAGAACCATAAGCTTATGTTTATCCCAGTTTAGATGGGCTAAATTCAGAGAAACTAAAGCAGGGATAAAGCTTCATTTACTACTTGAATTCTGCAATGGTGTGGTTATACCAGAAGAAGCAATAGTTACACCAGCAAAGCCTGCAGATAAAAACATGATGGATGATATGATAATCTATGAACAAGGAACCATCTATGTTTTTGACAGGGCGTATGTTGATTATGAGAAATTTGATGCATACTGTAAAGAGGGTATTTACTTCGTCAGTCGCTTAAAAAGCAATGCAATAGTAGAAGTAATAGAAGATTATCCAACCTCTGGTAACATAACAAAACATCAGCTAGTACGCCTTGGTAAAGATGGCTCTACAAAAATGGAGCATCCCCTACAGCTTATAGAGACACAAGACAGTAAAGGCAATAAGATAATTATCATAACGAATAAGCTAGAACTATCTGTAGATGAGTTAAGTAGTATTTACCTCTATCGCTGGCAAATAGAAGTATTTTTCAAATGGCTCAAACAGCAGTTTTGCATTAAGCACTTTTATGGGCAAAGTCCCCAGGCAGTGGAAAACCAGATACTAATAGCACTAATAACACATTGCTTGCTGATGCTGCTTAAATTAAAAACTGGCTATCAGGGTTTAATGCTAAATTTTAAAAGAATGCTAATCACTTGCTTATTAGAAGCATTTAGTACATTTATTCGCAAGCTTCATCGAAAACCTAAGCGGACCTCGAAGGGGCGACGAAAAATTGACCACGAACTAACTTACAAAATGACTCTAAGGCAGGTGATAGCAGGCGAATCAGATCATTTAGATGATCTTACTTATGACCCAGTACTACTGTAA